In the genome of Paenibacillus pabuli, one region contains:
- a CDS encoding ATP-binding protein — MKMVIFPLGCLLVMLSSYFLVLTPHLMLMICAGVLFVASIYKEKQYPILRNIHWIFLGIFHYFSELNWCIMLYYLLIMSMIQDKQRVTQTLPISMLIVFEYTVIRLSYVTIDTYHLLVSMFDMLTAIVIIFLYHTLINSEAEKRRLREKNHFLTLHDPLTGLLNYEGYMNVLKETVDEQRSFLLIILNIQNFNGFDKEVEDNWSHVIKTTGESVSKQFADAYGVSRYAGDRYAVVLPEIQNIEERMASLLSGDLRGLQVNYSISLYPGMSETLQHFITVAEDRLYQQQRSKWLKNGEEVFRSERLRAVGELAAGMAHEIRNPLTAIRGFLQLSRGQAFNIAPWYEVIMGEITRVTELTAEFLQFSKPHANHMKPERVEQCLERVMSLTESDAASRGHQITLKMTGEPVVVHMDRDKIVQVLINLIRNAFEAMEGPGEVYIDLLHDGEIALISITDTGSGIPENSLATIFNPFYTTKEEGTGLGLALCQKIATDHHGKITVHSEMGIGSTFTLHLPTNNNAELLPVK, encoded by the coding sequence ATGAAAATGGTTATTTTCCCGCTAGGATGTCTGCTTGTTATGCTATCCTCTTATTTTCTAGTCCTTACTCCCCATCTGATGCTAATGATATGTGCAGGTGTGTTATTTGTAGCAAGTATATACAAGGAAAAACAGTATCCGATATTACGTAACATCCATTGGATTTTTCTGGGCATATTCCATTATTTCAGTGAACTGAACTGGTGTATTATGCTGTATTACCTGCTCATCATGTCGATGATTCAGGATAAACAGAGAGTTACGCAGACATTACCCATTTCAATGTTGATTGTGTTTGAATATACCGTGATTCGGCTTTCGTATGTGACGATAGATACTTATCATTTGCTAGTGTCCATGTTTGACATGTTAACTGCAATTGTCATCATCTTTTTGTACCATACTTTGATTAACAGCGAAGCAGAGAAGCGCAGACTTCGGGAGAAAAATCATTTTCTTACCCTCCATGATCCCCTTACCGGATTGCTAAACTATGAGGGATATATGAACGTACTGAAGGAAACGGTGGACGAGCAACGTTCATTTTTGCTGATTATCTTGAACATTCAGAATTTTAACGGGTTTGACAAAGAGGTTGAAGACAACTGGAGCCATGTAATCAAAACGACTGGAGAGAGTGTGTCGAAACAATTTGCAGATGCATATGGCGTATCTCGATATGCGGGGGATCGGTATGCTGTCGTTTTGCCAGAAATACAAAATATAGAAGAACGGATGGCTTCACTCCTATCCGGGGATTTGAGGGGCTTGCAAGTAAACTACAGTATTTCCCTATATCCTGGAATGTCTGAGACGTTGCAGCACTTTATTACGGTGGCGGAGGATAGACTGTATCAGCAGCAGCGCAGCAAATGGTTAAAAAACGGAGAGGAGGTCTTCCGTTCCGAAAGACTCCGGGCTGTTGGTGAGCTGGCCGCAGGCATGGCTCATGAAATTCGCAACCCCCTGACTGCCATTCGAGGTTTCCTGCAGCTTTCTCGGGGACAGGCCTTTAATATCGCACCTTGGTATGAGGTCATTATGGGTGAGATCACACGGGTAACGGAGCTGACGGCAGAGTTTTTACAGTTCTCCAAGCCGCATGCCAATCACATGAAGCCCGAACGAGTGGAGCAATGTCTTGAACGAGTCATGTCGTTAACCGAATCGGATGCGGCATCGCGGGGGCATCAGATTACCCTTAAAATGACTGGCGAGCCAGTCGTGGTCCATATGGATCGGGACAAGATCGTACAGGTTCTGATTAATCTGATTCGTAATGCTTTTGAAGCCATGGAAGGCCCTGGTGAAGTGTATATTGATCTGTTACATGATGGAGAGATAGCGCTCATCTCGATTACCGATACGGGCAGCGGCATTCCAGAGAACTCTTTGGCAACGATCTTTAATCCATTTTATACAACCAAGGAAGAAGGTACAGGACTTGGACTGGCACTCTGTCAGAAAATCGCTACGGATCATCATGGCAAAATTACCGTTCATAGTGAGATGGGGATTGGTTCTACATTCACCCTTCATTTACCAACAAACAATAACGCTGAACTTCTCCCTGTCAAATAG
- the lpxC gene encoding UDP-3-O-acyl-N-acetylglucosamine deacetylase, with protein sequence MYQKTIRNSFTLDGIAVHSGNLSEITLHSAQSNTGIVFRRVDVDPYEIIEAKIGNVSNTERCTQLKNMHGYTVSMVEHTLSAVRGMGIDNVIIDVNGEELPIFDGSSTNIAAKISEVGHLQQEVKKTYLHLQQKIRVEHGNSFLEAHPSSTISYCVCFKNEHNIAYLADQTSNFNFIENNYLTDIAPARTFCFEKEIMYLQSKGLIQGASLEHGIVIGEERIYPNLRFHDELARHKLLDLIGDLALNPPFHANITGSGTSHYLNTLFAQELLNNLI encoded by the coding sequence ATGTATCAAAAAACGATTCGTAATAGTTTTACATTAGACGGCATTGCTGTACATAGTGGGAATTTGTCAGAGATAACTCTGCATTCTGCACAATCAAACACAGGTATTGTTTTTAGAAGAGTGGATGTAGATCCATATGAAATTATTGAAGCTAAAATCGGTAATGTATCCAATACGGAACGCTGTACACAGCTTAAAAACATGCATGGATACACCGTATCTATGGTTGAACATACACTGTCTGCTGTTCGTGGGATGGGCATTGATAACGTGATTATTGATGTTAATGGTGAAGAATTACCTATATTTGATGGCAGCTCTACCAATATTGCAGCCAAGATTTCAGAAGTTGGCCATCTGCAGCAAGAAGTCAAAAAAACATACCTTCATTTACAACAAAAAATTAGAGTTGAGCACGGTAATTCTTTTCTTGAAGCTCATCCCTCCTCTACGATTTCCTATTGCGTGTGTTTTAAAAATGAACATAACATTGCCTACCTCGCGGATCAAACATCCAATTTTAATTTTATAGAAAACAATTATTTAACTGATATTGCGCCAGCTAGGACATTTTGTTTTGAAAAAGAAATAATGTACTTACAAAGCAAAGGTTTAATTCAAGGAGCTTCTTTGGAGCATGGAATAGTTATTGGTGAAGAGAGAATTTATCCCAATTTACGTTTTCATGATGAATTAGCTCGTCACAAGCTGCTGGATCTTATTGGTGATTTAGCTTTGAATCCTCCTTTTCATGCAAACATCACAGGATCGGGAACCTCTCATTATTTGAACACTCTTTTTGCTCAAGAATTATTAAATAATCTAATCTAA
- the lpxD gene encoding UDP-3-O-(3-hydroxymyristoyl)glucosamine N-acyltransferase, with the protein MPCNLNEIAEQLNGILIGNGSVVITGVGSISAAKEGEIAFVTDKNLNKLDQCNASALIVPETTIIEFKVPVIKVKNPRLDFIRLIEMFSEKTRSSGVVSSETIEPSVTLGCNVQIDDFAVIKEDVSIGDHTIISAHSFIGKNVTIGTNCLIHPNVTVLHDTFIGDNVIIHSGAVIGADGFGFEWDGQKQVKIPHIGNVIIMDDVEIGANTTIDRGTLDSTTIGKGTKMDNLIQIGHNVQIGEHCIIAGTSAIGGSSKIGNHVIMAGGSAVINNITIGDNCVVLAKTMVTKNMPENSMVSGYTARSHKRQLRESAALSRLPKTIKKLNEKLDELSRTKEGAK; encoded by the coding sequence ATGCCATGTAATTTAAATGAAATTGCTGAACAGTTAAATGGGATTTTAATAGGTAATGGCAGTGTCGTTATAACAGGTGTAGGTTCAATTAGTGCTGCTAAAGAGGGAGAAATTGCTTTTGTTACGGATAAAAATCTAAATAAATTAGATCAATGTAATGCTTCGGCGCTCATTGTGCCAGAAACGACAATAATAGAATTTAAGGTACCTGTTATTAAGGTGAAAAATCCCAGACTCGATTTTATTCGTTTAATTGAAATGTTTAGTGAGAAAACCAGAAGTAGTGGTGTAGTATCATCAGAAACAATTGAGCCTTCGGTAACGTTAGGCTGCAATGTGCAGATCGACGATTTCGCAGTAATCAAAGAAGATGTTTCTATTGGCGATCATACGATCATTTCCGCGCATTCATTTATTGGTAAAAATGTGACCATTGGAACGAATTGCTTGATACACCCTAATGTCACTGTGTTACATGATACTTTCATCGGAGATAATGTCATCATTCACTCAGGCGCAGTCATTGGCGCTGACGGGTTTGGTTTTGAATGGGATGGGCAAAAACAAGTGAAAATCCCCCATATTGGAAATGTCATTATTATGGATGATGTTGAAATTGGCGCAAACACGACTATTGATCGAGGAACACTTGATTCAACGACCATAGGTAAAGGGACCAAAATGGACAACCTAATTCAAATTGGCCATAATGTTCAAATTGGTGAGCACTGCATTATTGCAGGTACAAGTGCAATTGGGGGCTCATCGAAGATTGGTAACCATGTCATCATGGCTGGTGGAAGTGCGGTAATTAATAATATCACCATTGGAGACAACTGCGTTGTTTTAGCTAAAACCATGGTTACCAAAAACATGCCCGAAAACTCCATGGTGTCAGGATATACAGCTCGTTCACATAAGAGACAACTTCGAGAATCCGCTGCACTTTCCAGACTTCCAAAAACAATAAAAAAACTAAATGAAAAACTTGATGAACTTTCCAGAACAAAGGAAGGTGCTAAATGA
- the lpxA gene encoding acyl-ACP--UDP-N-acetylglucosamine O-acyltransferase, whose protein sequence is MIHQSAIIHPTAVIGDNVEVGPFSIVEENSKIGNGCRIGSHVIIGANTILGENNYISHGGIIGSDPQDKSYQGEKTYLIIGDNNTVREYVTICKGTQKGDGFTRVGSHNFIMNYAHIAHDVVMGDHNVIVNNVQIGGHVHIEDYITFGCGSGVHQLCNIGRFAMIGAGSKVSQDIVPYSLADGPRSYIHGINIVGLRRNGFSNEEISTIKKINTILFRQKRTLDQSIEEINSLPPSEFKEHTLNFLNKSTRGIVRMKR, encoded by the coding sequence ATGATACATCAGTCAGCCATTATTCATCCAACAGCAGTAATTGGGGACAATGTTGAAGTCGGACCTTTCAGTATCGTTGAAGAAAATTCAAAAATAGGTAACGGGTGCAGGATTGGAAGTCATGTAATCATCGGAGCTAACACGATATTGGGGGAGAATAACTATATTTCACATGGTGGCATTATCGGTTCAGACCCACAAGATAAAAGTTACCAAGGCGAAAAAACATATCTTATCATTGGAGATAATAATACCGTAAGAGAGTATGTCACCATATGTAAAGGCACACAAAAAGGAGATGGTTTCACGAGAGTAGGAAGTCACAACTTTATTATGAATTATGCACATATCGCACATGATGTAGTGATGGGAGATCACAACGTCATCGTCAATAATGTGCAAATTGGCGGACATGTTCATATTGAAGACTATATCACTTTTGGTTGTGGTTCTGGTGTACACCAATTATGTAACATCGGAAGGTTTGCAATGATTGGAGCGGGAAGTAAAGTTTCACAAGATATCGTTCCATATTCTTTAGCAGATGGTCCGCGTTCGTACATACATGGTATTAATATTGTTGGTCTCAGAAGAAATGGATTTTCGAATGAAGAAATAAGCACGATAAAAAAGATTAATACCATTCTATTTCGCCAAAAGCGCACTCTCGATCAATCTATTGAAGAAATAAACAGCTTACCTCCTTCTGAATTTAAAGAACACACACTGAATTTTCTAAATAAATCTACACGCGGCATTGTACGAATGAAGCGATAG